The following DNA comes from Eubalaena glacialis isolate mEubGla1 chromosome 1, mEubGla1.1.hap2.+ XY, whole genome shotgun sequence.
GTGGGGCAAGTTGGCGTCGCGAAGCCAGCAAGGGAAAAAGGTAGGGAGGGCGTGACATCATCTGTTCAATCAACAGACTCCCCTGAGGCTTCCAGAATGCAAAAATATTCCCTTGATTCCTCAAAGTGGGTGGTTTACTGATTTGACTGCTTCCACCCCAAACTGAGATGCAGCGGCTTTTAGCCAGATCTGGGCAGGCTCTGGATGTTAAATCCagcccttgactttttttttctttttcttttttgtaaagtgAAGGATAACAGTCGcggtcccctctcctccctccgtGCCTCCAGGTTCCCGTCGCTGGTCTGGACGACCCGCCCGCCAGGTTTTGGGGCTCCTCCAGGGGAGTCTGCGTGAGGTGGGATCTGCAGCACTCCCGAGCTGGCGGGCATAGCTCCTCACCGGAGACCCTGAAACTGGAGGAGGTTCCCGTCCCGCCAGTCGGATTTCCTGCGCCGCGCGCCACCAAAGACCCGCGGTTAACTCTGCGAAAGGTTAGTTTGCTGATCACTGCTGGTTACATCAATACGGCGagagcagaaagaaaagatccgAAATACGAAAGGTACGTcgcttttaaaagttttttgttttttaatgcagtTACACTTGTATCTTTATTAAAACACATAGACgcaattttatgtatgtattaaaAAACACAAGTAATTCTGCATTGGTTGCAAAGGAGCTCTTTCCggtgatgatggaaatattcttcatcttgtttgggaatgGTGATGATCCATGAATTGAGTTGTCAAAACTCGTAGAAACTCTACACTGAAGATCTGTGCATGGTATCGTGTGTAAATTGtacgtcaattaaaaaatcagaacGTAATCCTGCATGCATAGAAAGTACTGCGTGCCATTGCGTAACTGCATACATGAATGCCGATTAAATGCAGCTGTAGATGAGTATTTATAGCAACTAAGCGCAACTCTGTTGGATTATTTAATTATGCAAGCTCCCCGAAGCCGGGAAAGGGAGAAGAACGGCGGCTGACATCACTCGGGGGCGGGGCCGAAAGCCCTAAGAAAAGTCGGTGGGACCCGAGCGGCAGCCGCTGCTAGACACCACCTCATCATGAGCAGCCACAACGGCTCCGAGCTCCACGTCCTCTGCAGCTCCGGCCAGCTGTTCTTGCAGCCCCTCTGGGACCGCCTGAGGACCTGGGAGGCCCTCATCCAGTCGCCCTTCTTCCCCGTCGTCTTCTCCATCACCACCTACGTGGGCTTCTGCCTGCCCTTCGTGGTGCTGGACGTCCTGTGCCCCTGGGTGCCCGCGCTACGGCGCTACAAGATCCACCCGGACTTCTCGCCGTCGGCTTGGCAGCTGCTGCCCTGTCTGGGGCAGACGCTCTACCAGCACGTGGTGTTCGTGTTCCCCATGACACTGCTGCACTGGGCGACCAGCCCCGCCCTCCTGCCCCGCGAAGCCCCCGAGCTGCTCCAGCTGGTCCGCCACGTCGTGCTCTGCCTGCTGCTCTTCGACACCGAGTTCTTCGTGTGGCACGTGCTGCACCACAAGGTGCCCTGGCTGTACCGGACCTTCCACAAGATGCACCACCAGAACCCGTCCCCGTTCGCGCTGGCCACGCAGTACATGAGCGTCGGGGAGCTGTTCTCCTTGGGTTTCTTTGACATGATGAACGTCTTGCTGCTCCAGTGCCACCCGCTCACTGTCCTGACCTTCCACGTGGTCAACATCTGGCTGTCGGTGGAGGACCACTCGGGCTACGACTTCCCCTGGTCCACGCACAAACTGGTACCTTTCGGGTGGTATGGGGGCGTGGAGCACCACGACCTGCATCACTCCCAGTTTACCTGCAACTTCGCCCCTTACTTCACACACTGGGACAGAATACTGGGAACTCTGCGGTCTGCTCCCGCCAAGTGACATGCAGGCACCCCTCCCGGCGTAGTAGTGTGTGCTGTGGTGAGGAGCGGGTGTACCTAAGACATTGTGCGTTTCACCCTTGAATCGGGAGAGACACACTTGaggttgctttttttgttttatttgctggAAACTTATAGAGAAAATCTGATGTATTTTTCACAATCTagtaaagtaatttatgtaatGTTTGTATATCAACAATTATATTCTTGATGTGGAATTCTAGCTCACTTCAATAGCTTTGATTTCTGGGTATAAAGTATCCAAAATCACTGGCGTATTTAAATAATCTCTAAAGGGGTTTGTTTGTAGAACAAGGAATTTCACTCTGTTTGAAGGTGTCCTAGAACTAggctaaaataatatatttttacgGAGAATCTGATCTCTGACTCTGTAAACAATGAAACATGTTCCTGCTGGGCAGTGACTAAGATTATTGtgccttttttctttgttttcatagaACTGTATATTTATATTGAAGGAAACGTTATTTATgcttgaaaaaaagtaaaaaagaacataaatcaaACAGGTACTGGCTTCTGGCATTTTCACTGGCGTTTTGACTGATAAAAACTGAAATGAGAAAAGGGAGCTGGGACGGCAGGTGCTCGTCAGAGTCTGCATCAGCCCAGCTGTGGAAAGAGGAATCTGGCAGTGgcaggtttgggggagggggagcttgtaggaaaggaggtgggagaagggaTCTGTTTGTTGGTTTTGGTCTAGAGATTTCACAGAGGGAAAAACAGTTGTTCTGGATGTGTTTTAGTTGATTTCTGTGTAACAGAAAACTGATAAAACTTACTCTGTAAAATTTTACGGAGAGATTAATGCTGGGCCACCATTGCATTATTTGGGGGGAAAGGGCTGTGTTGGGGGATGAATAGAATTAGTGAAGTGCCTTGCTTTGCAAAACTGGTAAGTCAGGTGTGTGCTTTAAAGGGGCTGATAGGTAGGGGAGGGATTATGAGTGAGCCCCCCCTTTTCATAAAGCCATCTAATACAAATGACCATCACACATTGTCTCTGCAATCTGAGATTTTTGTATGTTCACTTTTCTTTATGAAGACGTAC
Coding sequences within:
- the CH25H gene encoding cholesterol 25-hydroxylase, which gives rise to MSSHNGSELHVLCSSGQLFLQPLWDRLRTWEALIQSPFFPVVFSITTYVGFCLPFVVLDVLCPWVPALRRYKIHPDFSPSAWQLLPCLGQTLYQHVVFVFPMTLLHWATSPALLPREAPELLQLVRHVVLCLLLFDTEFFVWHVLHHKVPWLYRTFHKMHHQNPSPFALATQYMSVGELFSLGFFDMMNVLLLQCHPLTVLTFHVVNIWLSVEDHSGYDFPWSTHKLVPFGWYGGVEHHDLHHSQFTCNFAPYFTHWDRILGTLRSAPAK